A genomic segment from Aegilops tauschii subsp. strangulata cultivar AL8/78 chromosome 1, Aet v6.0, whole genome shotgun sequence encodes:
- the LOC109738195 gene encoding uncharacterized protein — MDGLRDNSRPPFRGIDSPSPSEFRVSSSQRRRRSASRNAPLTPPMHRTSGLVRHHVEPRRKHHHRRERSRSPRLESARKAGSPSAKWSRFEDGSSSALAPPLMDDGSTTLDCPDSPIYCYEDDQRIRFGQYGVSDGPGITDREPDGKQEDHSYNALVDDFMGAVVENWCEPANFDQAAREERYRKQTNRFAELALKRYNKNKNNKVKYSLVEAIDGAIFHERSYDYAHVNFYANAKNGPKKNDPKVLVFAELKHVGRRVNAMALTSFHFLDEKKQTTGRRDVARSSRVIREIYHCYACTNDMKHPQGSSYKAGHFAAVSYYFED, encoded by the exons ATGGACGGTTTGCGCGATAACTCCCGGCCGCCCTTTCGCGGCATCGACAGCCCCTCGCCGTCCGAATTCCGCGTGAGCTCCAGCCAGCGACGGCGCCGCTCCGCCTCTCGCAACGCTCCGCTGACACCTCCCATGCACCGCACCAGCGGCCTAGTCCGTCACCACGTAGAGCCGCGCCGCAAGCACCACCACCGGCGTGAGCGCAGCCGCAGCCCTCGCCTTGAGTCGGCACGCAAAGCTGGCTCGCCATCTGCCAAGTGGTCTCGGTTCGAAGACGGCTCTTCGAGCGCGCTGGCTCCGCCTCTGATGGATGATGGCAGCACGACCCTTGACTGCCCTGACAGTCCCAT ATACTGTTACGAGGATGATCAGAGGATAAGATTTGGGCAATACGGCGTCTCTGATGGTCCAGGGATCACTGACAG GGAACCAGACGGCAAACAGGAAGATCATTCATATAATGCGCTGGTGGATGACTTTATGGGTGCTGTGGTGGAGAACTGGTGTGAGCCAGCCAACTTCGATCAAGCAGCGCGTGAAGAGCGTTACCGAAAGCAGACGAATCGATTCGCTGAGTTAGCTCTGAAACGTtacaacaaaaacaaaaacaataaG GTTAAGTATTCACTTGTTGAGGCAATAGATGGAGCAATATTTCATGAGCGATCTTACGATTACGCCCATGTGAACTTCTATGCTAATGCTAAGAATGGCCCAAAGAAGAACGATCCTAAAGTGCTTGTTTTTGCTGAGCTCAAACATGTTGGACGGCGAGTTAACGCAATGGCTCTCACGTCTTTCCATTTTCTTGATGAGAAGAAACAAACCA CTGGACGTCGTGATGTTGCTCGGAGCTCGCGCGTGATTCGGGAGATATATCATTGCTATGCTTGTACCAATGATATGAAGCACCCCCAGGGATCAAGCTATAAGGCAGGCCACTTTGCTGCTGTATCATATTACTTTGAGGATTAG